One region of Bombus affinis isolate iyBomAffi1 chromosome 5, iyBomAffi1.2, whole genome shotgun sequence genomic DNA includes:
- the LOC126916802 gene encoding general transcription factor 3C polypeptide 1 isoform X2 has protein sequence MVSYSSINLVDSIIDEVALEGLDGITIEALWLRLAHRLHNSLPFPRSFMTQIWSICIQIREFSFYKLETPREPLVIFDRYQFVDPDLGIILEPENVPPDIYPHCPVNDVANGIKGSCSTYNTREDITGLVRNLSLEEVTKRYGQKLVIVASQCARNHALMGDEISPILELNVKQYCFLERVGRSRYHGEVTQGKLSLSALKEDSKSLFYIRKFLLRYKLITKQIHHQKSDNYGCNGSLLHLPRFFVERKPKMIFLAEEVIKILKSKPNYVAEYDEIKRKLQIEKALSKLFKTSFFQKVVKTDIKIPYRTLYPKASPEEWQQKNDSTKEKKIKVAQLLLPNINILEAWNKDEIQDEDESQEINISNHRYGVPYLKQANTIIEDNRIDGVCQGSLAKIMGLTKLQSRTILRNIVKTNIVATYMSDIGRQRLAKYVSKRYEKASKLSKQFEKEMHKIKELTKQITTENDSLEKTKTIIKQEENTVINDEKESVEKVVESDTVDKDDLPEKRSYTERVELQKTFYVVNRILYKYRITKRPNRYKCIFSNYLLDKINKVQIKKENSYSNNMLLQISELSKNEKTVAAYKNIKVDIKVFKSKDEEKPENEIYGFMEDIQNSEKKSVTNITYRILRRANMIMESVKKHRIIDDTTKLMKMIYEEEDKEGYDVKIDKKSLIRLLQKLAKDNLVKYIKITLSGNGKEKHLTYICDPNIDVNSTIIQSTVEQAKLKFFFMTSQKPRSSLKHTENTTKFVLNKDVDDAHKFETDQSPFQQSTIIPTRSKCNSRISRKYGYSPKFLRMKALHIFLFYLVYEHPGDQTLSKAEQIQILRDNDFNITEELTEEFNTIYTKDVSWKMFVPPLPQYNGWPRGWTLMCDFLLRLPLSIFLKIHYVSFTIPEMDKYINHPIRKHYLVRDLPVDIRNSLFYARKYVFHIHETVTRLCYIGLVQFGPQKLKDKDQVFIYVNRRTELMDTTSSAPSYHVIEDKQYLIMKYNFTEIQVVEKYWYDMWNTCMNTPLGGRLVVEGKDIVLEDLNKKVDMIQSVVARSPEEAVKFDTGKVPGDRKGAAGTDSACCAYLKRNWNWGFSSFEVRQKRKQQNIVYERDLYLSKIKAKPFRFTEFSGLKTVSGPPSLSATEFKKKVQTKNNENLDQQNKYEALTSQRSTKQKSYVRRVQPRKCSSKRRTKYDEVDYRALQRMHKLRVNWKPYEDKILLVCKVAMIYFCPNPRKQVITFSTVRDVLRSYSYSSHNKTSKACQRRLLYMLRQQRNVNTVALGVEELKQNFFLKKRFGGIVNKLKEGHKSSPEYEKQVTEAFKSLVAYIAKKYYDISDVGSKEPLPVPKTVQEFNLFYKVVHPTKPFHNRGFTKDIQNINDIHSAVVNSVINSSMCCGKDRRSWTYQLFKIYQQYPDMLLRNALTKIHSDQMVTIKKNHLPNIRKHGNYMPMSSSQYQLSNTYIYKFHTKWPYALFKESYDVFYKLSNWYCHNEMNDQSKTSDNFSGVEISSITGGLIGAIHDYIVQDQIDFDIEIPDQVIMLDPRLKEKDETYFRIAKRYQDILVNLDNLKFIKEFSLQNNGAMVDLEKHDDKSFDSHTATLHYNNDVHNVDGKSDKDGFSDLDTEKNTHLQEFEGEKTNFEDPKPFTDCDEINFNTDEENGRNVIDDEQNIIKFQDEIKIILNKDDVERSTLCDDDSIMEIEEDEICTVDNPKIDNKVQARDTGESLYKLPEVENVIHVQHNPALLLESTSSKDEDRMLNIENSSSFHLDLQLNADKENKLITSERKRRRNDNEDMFDLGKPAQKKKILDCKIADVEENEEVLRRNDVILIETSNKTQNEDLREHSTNETIEINDAKSSNEQYISNNEREISLQPKKGSGNGFTLVSDILKNIPTEQSCLNSYCKIDDSDVHKRYTRIALLRMREELSELTVADSHHAHEYFVVNMFKVYYSLYRSNSQKIDKTEAFKDLSIPSDLLPLRLNAINDLIQEINKFAVYPKDGISYSDFKKNLPNNCSMDLNNMEAIFKFVCDKKELGATIQELIDEFEDTLGENLYQIVSFLTNNHLFLRSGVTTVRYIHHRYADSWLIHSYKISRLEKESLIPMPKGTIYVTESGEALNKDNDINMIEETKQNLTIPLENESSKIAGENIAEKNIQPETKDYNENKNEDSTRDTSSHSDEEYNTEMKKRMSRKRIKLLPQKDKSKAVKQLDSNNKQEIKVVIKPWIRVDGVLNRRVLDRMLGSILSYCLTHPGISLSKIQNRFVPALQPYHTRELVEILIKLRCLDKILLKEPRVTLFSKPSQVKPTNFSKLYYFCHGR, from the exons ATGGTGTCATATTCATCAATTAATTTAGTAGATTCAATAATCGACGAGGTGGCATTAGAAGGTTTGGATGGTATTACTATAGAAG CACTATGGTTACGTTTAGCTCATCGACTTCACAATTCTTTACCATTCCCAAGATCATTTATGACTCAGATATGGTCAATATGCATACAGATCAGAGAATTTTCATTTTACAAATTAGAAACTCCAAGGGAACCACTTGTAATTTTCGATCGCTATCAGTTTGTGGATCCTGATTTAGGTATCATATTGGAACCA GAAAATGTACCTCCGGATATTTATCCACATTGTCCTGTGAATGATGTTGCAAATGGTATTAAAGGATCTTGTTCTACTTATAATACTCGGGAAGATATCACAGGACTTGTAAGAAACCTTAGCTTAGAAGAAGTTACTAAAAGATATGGACAAAAGTTAGTTATTGTTGCATCACAATGTGCTAGAAATCATGCCTTAATGGGGGACGAAATATCTCCAATACTTGAATTAAATGTAAAACAGTATTGTTTTCTAGAAAGAGTAGGTAGATCACGATATCATGGCGAAGTTACTCAGGGAAAACTTAGTCTCAGTGCACTAAAAGAAGATTCTAAAAGCTTATTTTATATTCGAAAATTTTTACTACGTTATAAGCTAATAACGAAACAAATACATCACCAGAAAAGTGATAATTATGGTTGTAATGGAAGTCTGTTACATCTTCCAAGGTTTTTTGTTGAAAGAAAACCAAAAATGATTTTCTTGGCAGAAGAAGTTATCAAAATTCTTAAATCAAAACCCAATTATGTTGCAGAATATGATGAAATAAAACGTAAACTGCAAATTGAAAAAGCATTAAGCAAATTGTTTAAAACTTCATTTTTCCAAAAAGTTGTGAAAACAGATATTAAAATACCATATAGAACTTTATATCCTAAAGCATCACCAGAAGAATGGCAGCAGAAAAATGATTCTACAAAGGAGAAGAAAATTAAAGTAGCACAGTTATTACTGCCAAATATTAATATCCTTGAAGCATGGAATAAAGATGAAATACAAGATGAAGATGAATCTCAAgagataaatatttcaaatcatAGATATGGTGTGCCATATTTGAAACAAGCAAATACAATAATTGAAGATAACAGAATTGATGGTGTATGCCAAGGAAGTTTGGCTAAAATAATGGGATTAACGAAATTACAGTCACGGACGATTTTGCGAAACATAGTTAAAACGAATATTGTTGCTACTTATATGAGTGACATTGGTAGACAAAGGCTTGCAAAATATGTATCGAAAAGGTATGAGAAAGCTAGTAAGCTAAGTAAACAGTTTGAGAAAGAAATGCATAAAATTAAAGAACTTACAAAGCAAATTACGACTGAAAATGATAGCTTGGAAAAAACTAAAACGATTATAAAGCAAGAAGAAAATACTGTTATTAATGATGAAAAGGAGAGCGTAGAAAAGGTGGTTGAATCTGATACTGTTGATAAGGATGACCTACCAGAAAAAAGGTCGTACACTGAAAGAGTAGAATTACAAAAAACGTTTTATGTTGTTAatcgtatattatataaatatcgtataacaaaacGCCCAAATAGATATAAATGCATTTTCTCTAACTACTTAttggataaaattaataaagttcaaataaaaaaagaaaattcatacTCTAATAATATGTTACTACAAATTTCTGAATTATCAAAGAATGAAAAGACAGTAGctgcatataaaaatataaaagttgacataaaagtttttaaatcaaaagatgaagaaaaaccagaaaatgaaatatatggaTTTATGGAAGATATACAAAATAGTGAGAAGAAAAGTGTgacaaatattacatatagaaTATTGCGAAGAGCTAATATGATTATGGAATCAGTTAAAAAGCATAGAATCATTGATGATACGACAAAGTTAATGaag ATGATATATGAGGAAGAAGATAAAGAAGGGTATGATGtaaaaatcgataaaaaatcGTTAATAAGATTGCTACAAAAGCTTGCAAAAGATAATTTagtgaaatatataaaaataactcTGAGTGGAAATGGTAAAGAGAAACATTTAACATATATATGTGATCCAAACATTGATGTTAATAGTACCATTATTCAGTCAACCGTGGAacaagcaaaattgaaattctttttcATGACTTCTCAAAAACCTAGATCGTCTCTGAAACATACAGAAAATACAACAAAATTTGTATTAAACAAAGATGTTGATGATGCACATAAATTTGAAACTGATCAATCTCCATTTCAACAATCTACAATAATACCAACAAGATCTAAATGTAATTCTAGAATATCAAGAAAATACGGATATAGTCCGAAATTTCTTCGTATGAAAGCATTacatatctttttattttatttggtttatgaacATCCTGGTGATCAAACTCTTTCAAAAGCAGaacaaatacaaattttacGAGATAATGATTTTAACATTACAGAAGAGTTAACAGAGGAATTTAATACGATTTATACTAAAGATGTTAGCTGGAAAATGTTTGTTCCGCCTTTGCCACAATATAATGGTTGGCCTCGAGGATGGACATTAATGTGTGACTTTCTTTTACGACTTCCTTTATCGATATTCTTGAAGATTCATTACGTTTCATTTACAATACCAGAAATGgacaaatatataaatcatCCTATTCGGAAACATTATTTAGTTAGAGATTTACCAGTTGATATTCGAAATTCTTTGTTCTATGCACGGAAGTATGTATTCCATATTCATGAAACTGTAACAAGATTATGTTATATTGGATTGGTACAGTTTGGACCACAAAAATTAAAAGATAAGGATCAAGTATTTATTTATGTGAATCGTCGTACTGAATTAATGGATACGACATCTTCTGCTCCTAGTTATCATGTAATTGAAGATAAACAGTATCTCATAATGAAATATAACTTTACCGAAATTCAGGTAGTTGAGAAATACTGGTATGATATGTGGAATACATGTATGAACACGCCTTTAGGCGGACGACTTGTTGTTGAAGGAAAAGATATAGTATTAGAGGATTTGAATAAGAAAGTTGATATGATTCAATCAGTGGTAGCTCGGTCTCCAGAAGAAGCTGTCAAATTTGATACTGGCAAAGTACCTGGAGATCGCAAAGGTGCTGCTGGAACAGATTCAGCGTGTTGTGCTTATCTTAAAAGAAATTGGAATTGGGGTTTCTCTAGTTTTGAAGTCCGGCAAAAAAGGAAACAGCAGAATATAGTTTATGAAAGAGACTTGTATCTTTCTAAAATAAAGGCAAAACCTTTTAGATTTACTGAATTTTCTGGTTTAAAAACAGTATCTGGGCCTCCTTCTTTAAGCGCAACAGAATTCAAAAAGAAGGTACAAactaaaaataatgaaaatttggATCAGCAGAACAAATATGAAGCGTTGACGTCCCAGCGAAGCACGAAGCAAAAATCTTATGTTAGAAGAGTTCAGCCTCGTAAATGTAGTAGTAAAAGACGAACAAAGTATGACGAGGTTGATTATCGAGCATTACAACGGATGCACAAATTACGAGTAAACTGGAAACCATACGAGGATAAGATTTTGCTTGTTTGTAAGGTCGCTATGATATATTTTTGTCCAAATCCACGTAAACAAGTAATAACATTTTCTACAGTAAGAGACGTGCTACGGTCATATTCATACAGTTCACATAACAAAACGTCAAAAGCTTGTCAACGACGACTTTTATATATGCTCAGACAACAACGAAACGTTAATACTGTTGCTTTAGGTGTTGAAGAACTGAAACAGAATTTTTTCCTTAAAAAGCGTTTTGGTGGTATTGTGAATAAACTCAAAGAAGGACATAAAAGCTCACCTGAATATGAGAAGCAAGTTACAGAGGCGTTCAAATCACTTGTTGCCTACATTGCAAAGAAGTATTATGATATTTCAGATGTTGGATCTAAAGAACCACTGCCTGTACCAAAAACAGTGcaagaatttaatttattttacaaagtTGTACATCCTACAAAACCATTCCATAATCGTGGTTTCACAAAAGATATTCAAAATATCAATGACATACACTCTGCAGTCGTAAATTCTGTCATTAATAGTTCCATGTGTTGTGGAAAAGATAGAAGATCCTGGACATATCaactatttaaaatatatcaacAATATCCTGACATGTTGTTAAGAAATGCCCTGACAAAAATTCATAGTGATCAAATGGTTACTATTAAAAAGAATCACTTGCCTAATATAAGAAAACATGGCAATTATATGCCAATGAGTAGTTCTcagtatcaattaagtaatacttatatatataaatttcatactAAATGGCCATATGCTTTATTCAAAGAATCATATGATGTTTTCTATAAACTTAGTAATTGGTATTGTCATAATGAAATGAATGATCAAAGCAAAACATCAGATAATTTTAGTGGCGTCGAAATATCCTCGATTACTGGTGGTTTAATAGGAGCGATACATGATTATATTGTACAAGATCAAATAGATTTTGATATTGAAATACCTGATCAAGTTATAATGCTTGATCCTagattaaaagaaaaagatgaaaCATACTTTAGAATAGCTAAACGATATCAAGATATATTGGTTAATTTagataatttgaaatttataaaagaattttctTTGCAAAACAATGGTGCAATGGTTGATCTTGAAAAGCATGACGACAAAAGCTTTGATTCCCATACTGCTACTTTACATTATAATAATGATGTACATAATGTTGATGGAAAATCAGATAAAGATGGTTTCTCGGATTTAGATACAGAGAAGAACACACATCTACAAGAATTTGAAGGTGAAAAAACAAATTTCGAAGATCCGAAACCTTTTACTGATTGTgacgaaataaatttcaatactgATGAGGAGAACGGCCGTAATGTAATTGATgatgaacaaaatataattaaatttcaagatgaaattaaaattatcttaAACAAAGACGATGTCGAGCGTTCAACACTTTGTGATGACGATTCAATAATGGAAATAGAAGAAGATGAAATATGTACTGTCGATAATCCTAAAATAGATAATAAGGTGCAAGCAAGAGATACTGGCGAAAGTTTATATAAACTGCCTGAAGTTGAAAATGTGATTCACGTACAACATAATCCTGCATTATTATTGGAAAGTACAAGTAGTAAAGATGAAGATAGAAtgttaaatattgaaaattcatCTTCATTCCATTTAGACCTACAATTGAATGCagacaaagaaaataaattaattacgtCTGAGAGAAAAAGGCGAAGGAATGATAATGAAGACATGTTTGATTTAGGTAAACCTGctcaaaagaagaaaatattagaTTGTAAAATTGCAGATGTAGAAGAGAATGAAGAAGTATTACGAAGAAATGATGTCATTTTGATTGAAACATCAAATAAAACACAAAATGAAGATTTAAGAGAACATTCCACAAATGAAACAATTGAAATTAATGATGCAAAATCTAGTAATGAACAatatatttcgaataatgaacgtgaAATTTCATTACAACCAAAAAAGGGCAGTGGAAATGGTTTTACACTTGTTAGTGATATCCTAAAAAATATTCCAACAGAACAGAGTTGTTTGAATTCATATTGCAAGATTGATGATTCAGATGTACACAAGCGATACACTCGTATAGCTTTATTGCGAATGAGAGAAGAATTAAGCGAACTCACAGTAGCAGATAGTCATCATGCACATGAATATTTTGTCGTAAATATGTTCAAAGTTTATTATTCTTTATATCGATCAAACTcacaaaaaattgataaaactgAAGCCTTTAAAGATCTATCAATACCCTCAGATCTATTACCTTTAAGATTAAATGCTATAAATGActtaatacaagaaataaataaatttgcaGTTTACCCTAAAGATGGTATTTCATATTCTGATTTCAAAAAAAATTTGCCCAATAATTGTTCAATGGATTTGAACAATATGGaagcaatttttaaatttgtatgCGATAAAAAAGAACTTGGAGCTACTATCCAAGAGTTGATA GATGAATTTGAAGATACATTAGGAGAAAATTTATACCAaatcgtttctttccttaccaATAATCATCTATTCCTGCGATCCGGTGTAACTACGGTTCGATATATACATCATCGTTATGCTGATTCTTGGCTAATACATTCATATAAAATAAGCCGTCTTGAAAAAGAATCGCTTATACCAATGCCTAAAGGAACTATATATGTGACAGAATCTGGAGAAGCATTAAACAAAGATAATGATATAAATATGATAGAAGAAACCAAACAAAATCTTACTATACCATTAGAAAATGAATCATCCAAAATTGCTGGTGAAAATATAGCTGAAAAAAATATTCAGCCAGAGACAAAAGactataatgaaaataaaaatgaagattCCACTAGAGATACATCTAGTCATAGTGATGAAGAATACAACACAGAGATGAAGAAGAGGATGTCAAGAAAGAGGATTAAATTACTACCTCAGAAAGATAAATCTAAAGCTGTGAAACAGTTAGATTCAAA TAACAAACAAGAAATAAAGGTAGTTATAAAACCATGGATTCGAGTAGATGGTGTTTTAAATCGTAGGGTACTTGATCGTATGTTGGGATCAATTTTGTCATACTGTTTAACACATCCGGGTATATCGTtatcaaaaatacaaaatagaTTTGTCCCTGCTCTGCAACCATATCATACACGAGAATTAGTCGAG ATATTGATAAAGTTGAGATGCTTGGACAAAATACTCTTGAAAGAACCACGTGTGACATTATTTTCAAAGCCATCACAAGTTAAACCAA CTAATTTTTCTAAGCTATATTACTTTTGCCATGGTCGTTGA